The following coding sequences lie in one Arachis ipaensis cultivar K30076 chromosome B03, Araip1.1, whole genome shotgun sequence genomic window:
- the LOC107633753 gene encoding U-box domain-containing protein 4 isoform X2: MKNVFFLKQSFFGNKINIVEAGALEPIISFLKSEDLNLQESATASLLTLSASSTNKPIISASGAIPLLVDILRDGTPQAKADAVMALSNLSTYPNNLSIILQTNPIPFIVNILKTCKKSSKTAEKCCSLIESLMEYDEGRIALTLEEGGVLAVVEVLESGTLQSREHAVGALLTMCESDRCKYREPILREGVIPGLLELTVQGTPKSQPKARTLLQLLRESPYPRSEIQPDTLENIVCNIISQIDGDDQSGKAKKMLAEMVQVSMEQSLRHLQQRALVCTPTSDLPIASEVPSKS, from the exons ATGAAAA ATGTCTTCTTCTTGAAGCAATCTTTTTTCGG GAACAAAATCAATATTGTGGAGGCTGGTGCATTAGAACCCATAATCAGTTTCCTCAAGTCAGAAGATCTAAATCTGCAGGAGTCTGCAACTGCATCTTTGCTCACACTCTCTGCCTCTTCAACAAACAAACCGATCATCAGCGCTAGCGGAGCCATTCCTCTTCTCGTGGACATCCTGAGAGATGGAACCCCACAAGCCAAAGCTGATGCAGTTATGGCTCTCTCTAACTTATCAACGTACCCCAATAACCTCAGCATCATCCTCCAAACAAATCCAATCCCTTTCATAGTCAACATTCTCAAAACCTGCAAGAAATCATCAAAAACAGCTGAAAAATGCTGTTCCTTGATAGAATCCTTGATGGAGTACGACGAGGGAAGAATCGCCCTGACATTGGAAGAAGGCGGCGTGCTGGCAGTTGTGGAGGTTCTTGAGAGCGGGACACTCCAGAGCAGGGAGCACGCCGTTGGAGCGCTATTGACAATGTGCGAAAGCGACAGGTGTAAATACAGGGAACCAATCCTTAGAGAAGGCGTGATCCCGGGACTTCTGGAGCTAACTGTTCAGGGGACACCAAAGTCTCAGCCGAAGGCACGCACCCTTTTGCAGCTGCTAAGAGAGTCTCCTTACCCGAGATCTGAAATTCAGCCAGACACTCTTGAGAACATAGTGTGCAACATCATTTCACAGATTGATGGGGATGATCAATCTGGTAAAGCAAAGAAGATGCTGGCTGAGATGGTGCAAGTTAGCATGGAACAGAGTTTAAGGCATTTACAGCAAAGGGCTCTTGTATGCACACCCACAAGTGATCTTCCTATTGCTTCAGAAGTTCCTTCAAAATCAtag
- the LOC107633753 gene encoding U-box domain-containing protein 4 isoform X1 produces the protein MIKRKPLTLNRTPIIKRDQEILFRNKINIVEAGALEPIISFLKSEDLNLQESATASLLTLSASSTNKPIISASGAIPLLVDILRDGTPQAKADAVMALSNLSTYPNNLSIILQTNPIPFIVNILKTCKKSSKTAEKCCSLIESLMEYDEGRIALTLEEGGVLAVVEVLESGTLQSREHAVGALLTMCESDRCKYREPILREGVIPGLLELTVQGTPKSQPKARTLLQLLRESPYPRSEIQPDTLENIVCNIISQIDGDDQSGKAKKMLAEMVQVSMEQSLRHLQQRALVCTPTSDLPIASEVPSKS, from the exons ATGATTAAAAGAAAGCCATTGACCCTAAACCGAACTCCAATTATTAAAAGAGACCAGGAAATTTTGTTTAG GAACAAAATCAATATTGTGGAGGCTGGTGCATTAGAACCCATAATCAGTTTCCTCAAGTCAGAAGATCTAAATCTGCAGGAGTCTGCAACTGCATCTTTGCTCACACTCTCTGCCTCTTCAACAAACAAACCGATCATCAGCGCTAGCGGAGCCATTCCTCTTCTCGTGGACATCCTGAGAGATGGAACCCCACAAGCCAAAGCTGATGCAGTTATGGCTCTCTCTAACTTATCAACGTACCCCAATAACCTCAGCATCATCCTCCAAACAAATCCAATCCCTTTCATAGTCAACATTCTCAAAACCTGCAAGAAATCATCAAAAACAGCTGAAAAATGCTGTTCCTTGATAGAATCCTTGATGGAGTACGACGAGGGAAGAATCGCCCTGACATTGGAAGAAGGCGGCGTGCTGGCAGTTGTGGAGGTTCTTGAGAGCGGGACACTCCAGAGCAGGGAGCACGCCGTTGGAGCGCTATTGACAATGTGCGAAAGCGACAGGTGTAAATACAGGGAACCAATCCTTAGAGAAGGCGTGATCCCGGGACTTCTGGAGCTAACTGTTCAGGGGACACCAAAGTCTCAGCCGAAGGCACGCACCCTTTTGCAGCTGCTAAGAGAGTCTCCTTACCCGAGATCTGAAATTCAGCCAGACACTCTTGAGAACATAGTGTGCAACATCATTTCACAGATTGATGGGGATGATCAATCTGGTAAAGCAAAGAAGATGCTGGCTGAGATGGTGCAAGTTAGCATGGAACAGAGTTTAAGGCATTTACAGCAAAGGGCTCTTGTATGCACACCCACAAGTGATCTTCCTATTGCTTCAGAAGTTCCTTCAAAATCAtag